One genomic segment of Caldimonas brevitalea includes these proteins:
- a CDS encoding ABC transporter ATP-binding protein, with amino-acid sequence MSAPHTPPQGRIDIEGLHIELGHGQDRFEALHDVGFSVAPGEFVCLLGPSGCGKSTLLGALAGHLSPTRGSLRLDGQTLNGPAPERGLVFQQHTLFPWLRVIDNVAYGLKMQGVPHDERRTRAHQLLDSVGLAGFERHYPSQLSGGMQQRVEIARVLINRPRVLLMDEPFGALDALTRVKMQQLLLDLWARVPTTVIFITHDIDEALFLADRLLVMSARPGRILEDITLPFARPRDAELLTQPEFVALKRRCLALLHHGAGSVQSLPRLSPLGAVPPAPAAAARFAV; translated from the coding sequence ATGAGCGCACCGCACACCCCACCGCAGGGCCGCATCGACATCGAGGGCCTGCACATCGAGCTGGGCCACGGCCAGGATCGTTTCGAAGCGCTGCACGACGTCGGCTTCTCGGTCGCCCCAGGCGAGTTCGTCTGCCTGCTCGGCCCTTCGGGCTGCGGCAAGTCGACGCTGCTCGGCGCGTTGGCCGGCCACCTGTCGCCCACCCGGGGCTCACTGCGCCTGGACGGCCAGACGCTCAACGGCCCGGCGCCGGAGCGCGGCTTGGTGTTCCAGCAGCACACGCTGTTCCCCTGGCTGCGGGTGATCGACAACGTGGCCTACGGCTTGAAAATGCAAGGGGTGCCGCACGACGAACGCCGCACTCGTGCGCATCAACTGCTCGACAGCGTGGGGCTGGCCGGCTTCGAGCGGCACTATCCGTCGCAACTGTCGGGCGGCATGCAGCAGCGTGTCGAGATCGCCCGCGTGCTGATCAACCGCCCGCGGGTGCTGCTGATGGACGAGCCCTTCGGCGCGCTCGACGCGTTGACGCGCGTCAAGATGCAGCAGCTGTTGCTCGATCTGTGGGCCCGCGTGCCCACCACGGTGATCTTCATCACGCACGACATCGACGAGGCCCTGTTCCTCGCCGACCGGCTGCTGGTGATGAGCGCCCGCCCCGGCCGCATCCTAGAAGACATCACGCTGCCGTTCGCCCGGCCACGCGACGCCGAACTGCTGACGCAGCCCGAGTTCGTTGCACTGAAGCGGCGCTGCCTGGCCCTGCTGCACCACGGCGCCGGCAGCGTCCAGAGCCTGCCGCGCTTGTCGCCGCTCGGCGCCGTGCCGCCAGCGCCGGCAGCCGCGGCCCGTTTTGCCGTTTGA
- a CDS encoding HEAT repeat domain-containing protein — translation MTDTTVDGTDLPARLHHPDAGVRRIALLELADLEDEAHLPDLTAALGSDAAPEVRCEAARLLAAWDDGDVVEALARALLDSDREVREAAAQSLTELKRPEAGERLLPWAAHEDGFVRAAALRALKELRLPSAADVAAPSLQHADASVRREAVGVLGWLKHTPALPALARLATDDADPEVRRAATGALGLADADATAAALPALLAALRDPVWTVREEAATTLAKLKPAAALTALLAAMDDDYWQVKLRAARALGRLQDRAALGVLSAALVHPAGNLRKEAAIALGEIGDPAALPALQVAAGDPDPEVRKAVRLAVARLTGGHP, via the coding sequence ATGACCGACACCACCGTTGACGGGACCGACCTGCCGGCCCGCTTGCACCACCCCGACGCCGGCGTGCGACGCATCGCCCTGCTGGAACTGGCCGACCTCGAAGACGAGGCCCATCTGCCCGACCTCACCGCCGCGCTGGGCAGCGACGCGGCGCCGGAAGTGCGTTGCGAGGCCGCCCGCCTGCTGGCCGCCTGGGACGACGGCGACGTCGTCGAGGCGCTGGCGCGCGCGCTGCTCGACAGCGACCGCGAGGTGCGCGAAGCCGCGGCGCAAAGCCTGACCGAGTTGAAGCGCCCCGAGGCGGGCGAACGGCTGCTGCCGTGGGCCGCGCACGAAGACGGTTTCGTGCGCGCGGCCGCGTTGCGGGCCTTGAAGGAACTGCGGCTGCCGAGTGCCGCCGACGTGGCCGCGCCCTCGCTGCAACATGCCGATGCGAGCGTGCGGCGCGAAGCCGTGGGGGTGTTGGGATGGCTGAAGCACACGCCCGCACTGCCGGCGCTGGCCCGATTGGCCACCGATGATGCCGACCCTGAAGTGCGGCGTGCCGCCACTGGCGCGTTGGGCCTGGCCGATGCCGATGCCACCGCCGCAGCACTGCCCGCCCTGCTGGCGGCGCTGCGCGATCCGGTCTGGACCGTGCGTGAAGAGGCCGCCACCACGCTGGCCAAGCTGAAGCCCGCCGCGGCCCTGACAGCCCTGCTGGCGGCGATGGACGACGACTACTGGCAGGTCAAGCTGCGCGCCGCGCGCGCCCTGGGCCGGCTGCAAGACCGCGCAGCCCTCGGCGTGTTGAGTGCGGCCCTGGTGCACCCGGCCGGCAACTTGCGCAAGGAGGCCGCCATCGCCTTGGGCGAGATCGGCGACCCCGCGGCGCTGCCGGCCTTGCAGGTTGCGGCCGGCGACCCGGACCCCGAAGTGCGCAAGGCGGTGCGCCTGGCGGTGGCCCGGTTGACCGGCGGGCACCCGTGA
- a CDS encoding DUF971 domain-containing protein: MITPLSLQLDPERLRLRWADDAEHTLGSVALRRHCRCGDCRAAALHDRAVAVPSDVRLVDAQPIGAYAVQLLFSDGHDRGIYPWPYLRELAEKDAAERAIDGG, from the coding sequence GTGATAACACCGCTTTCCCTGCAACTCGACCCGGAGCGTTTGCGGCTGCGCTGGGCCGATGACGCCGAACACACGCTGGGCAGCGTGGCCTTGCGCCGGCACTGCCGCTGCGGCGACTGCCGGGCCGCGGCCTTGCACGACCGCGCCGTGGCGGTGCCATCGGACGTCCGGCTGGTCGATGCCCAGCCCATCGGGGCCTACGCCGTGCAACTGCTATTCAGCGACGGCCACGATCGGGGCATCTACCCCTGGCCTTATCTCCGAGAACTGGCGGAGAAGGACGCGGCCGAGCGCGCGATCGACGGGGGCTGA
- a CDS encoding thioredoxin domain-containing protein, translating into MLIPAFRPDTLAVCLCADWCHLCRSYQAIWSQLREEWPQVAFRWVDIEDEAELLGGLEVEDFPVVLIVHLGEPRFFGTVMPNADTLRLLLRSVASRQPLRPDPALAALVAALLDETAAHLQRP; encoded by the coding sequence ATGCTCATTCCCGCCTTCCGGCCTGACACCCTTGCGGTGTGTCTGTGCGCTGACTGGTGCCACCTGTGCAGGTCTTACCAAGCGATCTGGTCCCAACTGCGAGAGGAATGGCCGCAGGTGGCCTTCCGCTGGGTCGACATCGAGGACGAAGCCGAACTGCTCGGCGGCCTGGAGGTCGAGGACTTTCCCGTTGTCCTGATCGTCCATCTGGGCGAGCCCCGCTTTTTCGGCACGGTGATGCCGAACGCCGACACCTTGCGCCTGTTGTTGCGCAGCGTCGCGAGCAGGCAACCGCTGCGGCCCGATCCGGCCCTCGCGGCCTTGGTCGCTGCGCTGCTGGACGAGACGGCAGCGCATCTGCAGCGGCCCTGA
- a CDS encoding DNA-3-methyladenine glycosylase I translates to MSAGFTGPDGLQRCRWCGAAPEFLAYHDHEWGFPVADDVRLFEKICLEGFQSGLSWRTILNKRDRFRAAFLQFDFRKLAGFGAADVERLLQDEGIVRHRGKIEAVIHNAARAEALVEEAGSLAAFFWRHEPDRLSLPAPQTAPTSPASILLSKELKRRGWKFVGPTTVYAFMQAMGLINDHADGCSVRPRVEDARAAFRRPT, encoded by the coding sequence ATGAGCGCGGGCTTCACCGGACCGGATGGATTGCAACGCTGCCGGTGGTGCGGTGCGGCTCCGGAGTTTCTTGCCTATCACGATCATGAATGGGGCTTCCCCGTCGCGGACGATGTGCGGCTGTTCGAGAAGATCTGCCTGGAAGGGTTTCAATCCGGCCTGAGCTGGCGGACCATCCTGAACAAGCGCGATCGCTTCCGCGCTGCCTTTTTGCAGTTCGACTTTCGCAAGCTGGCCGGCTTCGGCGCGGCTGACGTCGAGCGGCTGCTCCAGGACGAGGGCATCGTGCGACATCGAGGCAAGATCGAGGCCGTGATACACAACGCCGCGCGTGCGGAGGCCTTGGTGGAAGAGGCGGGCTCGCTGGCGGCCTTTTTCTGGCGCCACGAGCCGGATCGTCTCTCGCTGCCGGCGCCTCAGACGGCCCCCACGTCGCCCGCGTCGATCCTGTTGTCGAAAGAGCTGAAACGACGCGGGTGGAAGTTCGTGGGGCCGACCACGGTGTACGCATTCATGCAGGCCATGGGGCTCATCAATGATCATGCCGACGGCTGCTCGGTCAGGCCGCGTGTCGAAGACGCGCGGGCGGCTTTTCGGCGTCCAACGTGA
- a CDS encoding YciI family protein, protein MFVVLLRFSANRSQAGAWMAAHKAWLQRGFDEGVFLASGSLQGQGGGAILAWGLDSAALQRRLAEDPFVVHDIVSAEVVDVALSKADPRLAFLMETRACSTEVSE, encoded by the coding sequence ATGTTCGTGGTGCTGCTCAGGTTCTCGGCCAACCGGTCCCAGGCGGGCGCATGGATGGCGGCGCACAAGGCGTGGCTGCAGCGCGGATTCGACGAGGGCGTGTTCCTGGCCTCCGGCAGCCTGCAAGGGCAGGGGGGCGGCGCCATACTCGCGTGGGGCCTGGACTCGGCGGCACTGCAACGGCGCCTTGCCGAGGATCCATTTGTCGTTCATGACATCGTGAGCGCGGAGGTCGTCGACGTCGCGCTGTCGAAGGCCGATCCTCGTCTGGCGTTCCTGATGGAGACTCGGGCATGCAGCACGGAAGTCTCTGAATGA
- a CDS encoding TetR/AcrR family transcriptional regulator has translation MTSQAPTKAEPNTRTRERIVGVADRLFYERGYEHTSFADIAAEVGLSRGNFYYHFKTKDEILDAVIERRRGNTNAMLDTWAVEADTPVERIRRFIQMMVMNGARIRKHGCPVGSLCTELAKLEHPALPRASVLFTLFREWLGSQFALLGAGHEADKLAMHLLARSQGIATLANAFDDERFIHQEVEQLLKWLHTVSVSSRSAKGK, from the coding sequence GTGACGTCCCAAGCTCCAACCAAGGCAGAACCGAACACACGGACCCGGGAACGCATCGTCGGCGTCGCGGACCGGTTGTTCTACGAACGTGGCTATGAGCACACCTCGTTTGCGGACATCGCCGCCGAGGTCGGGCTGTCACGCGGAAACTTCTACTACCACTTCAAGACCAAGGACGAGATCCTCGATGCCGTCATCGAGCGGCGCAGGGGGAACACGAACGCGATGCTCGACACCTGGGCGGTCGAAGCCGACACGCCGGTGGAGCGCATCCGCCGCTTCATTCAGATGATGGTGATGAACGGCGCCAGGATACGGAAACACGGCTGTCCGGTGGGCAGCTTGTGCACCGAACTGGCCAAGCTCGAGCACCCGGCCTTGCCCCGGGCGAGTGTGTTGTTTACCTTGTTCCGCGAGTGGCTCGGCAGCCAGTTTGCGCTGCTCGGCGCCGGCCACGAGGCCGACAAGCTGGCGATGCACCTGCTGGCAAGAAGCCAGGGTATTGCCACCCTGGCAAACGCCTTCGACGACGAGCGGTTCATCCATCAGGAGGTCGAGCAACTGCTGAAGTGGCTGCACACGGTCTCGGTTTCTTCTCGTTCGGCAAAAGGAAAATGA
- a CDS encoding LysR substrate-binding domain-containing protein, with protein MAGEDFLDPRIEFELLLPVAIVAVVAAGHPLAQAAGRGTALGAAELVQHLQIVLEDPTDLSEGRDFGVLSPQTLRVQAQEAKRALILAGAGWGRLPRWSIERELAEGQLVSLPLKVFGRRGAALTATYLARRMDQVLGPAGTALRDALHRRAREFDTDGRADTSASRPALSRRAS; from the coding sequence ATGGCCGGCGAGGACTTTCTCGATCCGCGCATCGAGTTCGAACTGCTGTTGCCGGTGGCGATCGTCGCGGTCGTCGCGGCCGGGCATCCGCTCGCGCAAGCCGCTGGCCGGGGCACGGCCCTCGGCGCGGCGGAGCTGGTGCAGCACCTGCAAATCGTGTTGGAAGATCCCACCGATTTGTCTGAAGGCAGGGACTTCGGCGTGCTGTCGCCGCAGACGCTGCGCGTGCAGGCGCAGGAGGCCAAACGCGCCTTGATCCTCGCCGGCGCCGGCTGGGGCCGGCTGCCGCGCTGGAGCATCGAGCGGGAACTGGCCGAAGGCCAGCTGGTGTCCCTGCCGCTCAAGGTCTTCGGCCGGCGCGGCGCCGCGCTCACCGCCACCTACCTGGCGCGCCGCATGGACCAGGTGCTGGGGCCGGCCGGCACCGCGTTGCGCGACGCGCTGCATCGCAGGGCCCGGGAGTTCGACACAGACGGGCGGGCCGACACCTCGGCATCCCGCCCCGCCTTGTCGCGGCGAGCGTCATGA
- a CDS encoding AraC family transcriptional regulator encodes MPDALLPAATPPSSTTAPPAQRLHDLVQLVQAYAPTDGLHQTPIAPLQLVRASAPGQPLPAVYEPGLALVVQGRKHARLGKDLVVYDPLHYLLISVTMLPVGQVVQATPERPYLCVVLQIDARDIASLLSEHPSVLPAADRLPERGLAAARVDNDLLDAVARLLRLLHTPQHSAVLAPLALREIHYRLLIGTLGPGFAAMAAGRGQARRITAAVEFIKRRFDKPLRIEQLAAEVHMSPSTLHHHFKQVTSMTPLQFQKHLRLHRARQLMLGEGLDAAGAGHCVGYESPSQFNREYRRVFGAPPRTEVSAVRGSLGNARADALRCEPTSEWPGEGS; translated from the coding sequence ATGCCCGATGCCCTGCTGCCAGCCGCGACGCCACCTTCGTCTACGACCGCACCCCCAGCGCAACGCCTGCACGACCTGGTGCAGTTGGTGCAGGCCTACGCGCCGACCGACGGCTTGCACCAAACGCCGATCGCGCCGCTGCAACTCGTGCGCGCCAGCGCCCCCGGTCAGCCGTTGCCGGCGGTGTACGAGCCCGGGCTGGCGCTGGTGGTCCAGGGCCGCAAGCATGCGCGGCTCGGGAAGGACCTGGTCGTCTACGACCCGCTGCACTACTTGCTGATCTCCGTGACCATGCTGCCCGTCGGCCAGGTGGTGCAGGCCACACCGGAACGGCCCTACCTGTGCGTCGTGCTGCAGATCGATGCGCGCGACATCGCGTCGCTGCTGTCCGAACATCCGTCGGTCCTTCCCGCTGCCGACCGGTTGCCCGAGCGGGGGCTGGCGGCCGCCCGTGTCGACAACGACCTGCTGGACGCCGTGGCGCGGCTGCTGAGGCTGTTGCACACGCCCCAACACAGCGCCGTGCTGGCGCCTCTGGCGCTGCGCGAGATCCACTACCGGTTGCTGATCGGCACACTGGGGCCCGGGTTCGCCGCGATGGCGGCGGGCAGGGGCCAGGCGCGCCGTATCACGGCGGCGGTTGAGTTCATCAAGCGTCGCTTCGACAAACCGCTGCGCATCGAGCAGCTGGCCGCCGAGGTGCACATGAGCCCGTCGACGCTGCACCACCACTTCAAGCAGGTCACCTCGATGACGCCGCTGCAGTTCCAGAAGCACCTGCGGCTGCACCGGGCACGTCAGCTGATGCTGGGCGAGGGGCTGGACGCGGCCGGCGCCGGCCACTGCGTGGGCTACGAGAGCCCGTCGCAGTTCAACCGGGAGTACCGGCGGGTGTTTGGCGCACCGCCCAGAACCGAGGTGAGCGCGGTGCGCGGCTCGCTGGGTAACGCCCGTGCTGACGCACTCCGGTGCGAGCCCACTTCAGAGTGGCCGGGCGAGGGCTCATGA
- a CDS encoding aldo/keto reductase translates to MTPSHPIPRRQLGQGLAVSAIGLGCMGMSDFYGPADEMASLAVLNRAVDLGVNFLDTADMYGVGANERLLSRVLSSRRDEIVIATKFGNVRAPDGAMLGIDGRPEYVRQACDASLQRLGVDHIDLYYQHRVDRQVPIEETVGAMAELVQAGKVRYLGLSEASAETLRRAARVHPIAALQTEYSLWTRDVEHDVLPACRELGIGFVAYSPLGRGFLTGAIRSVDQLAPDDWRRQNPRFQAENLATNLALVDAVKDLATSRGCTPAQLALAWVLSRGPDVVPIPGTRSLERLEENAAAVSLTLTDEDVRQLDEVLTRRRVAGDRYPAANMAVLNA, encoded by the coding sequence ATGACACCCTCTCACCCCATCCCCCGCCGCCAACTCGGTCAGGGCCTCGCGGTTTCCGCCATCGGCCTGGGCTGCATGGGCATGTCGGACTTCTATGGCCCGGCCGACGAAATGGCCTCGCTCGCCGTGCTGAACCGTGCGGTCGACCTGGGCGTGAACTTCCTCGACACCGCCGACATGTACGGCGTCGGGGCCAACGAACGCCTGCTGTCGCGCGTGCTGTCGTCGCGCCGTGACGAGATCGTCATCGCAACCAAGTTCGGCAACGTGCGCGCCCCCGACGGGGCGATGCTCGGCATCGACGGCCGCCCCGAGTATGTGCGCCAGGCTTGCGACGCCAGCTTGCAGCGCCTGGGCGTGGACCACATCGACCTCTACTACCAGCACCGGGTGGACCGCCAGGTGCCGATCGAGGAAACCGTCGGCGCGATGGCCGAGTTGGTGCAGGCCGGCAAGGTGCGCTACCTGGGGCTGTCGGAAGCGTCGGCCGAGACCTTGCGCCGGGCGGCGCGTGTGCACCCGATCGCGGCCTTGCAAACCGAGTACTCGTTGTGGACGCGCGACGTCGAGCACGACGTGCTGCCGGCCTGCCGCGAACTCGGCATCGGCTTCGTCGCCTACAGCCCGCTGGGCCGCGGCTTCCTGACCGGCGCCATCCGCTCGGTCGACCAGCTGGCACCCGACGACTGGCGGCGGCAGAACCCGCGTTTCCAGGCCGAGAACCTGGCGACCAACCTGGCGCTGGTCGACGCGGTGAAGGACCTCGCCACCTCGCGCGGCTGCACGCCGGCACAGCTGGCGCTGGCGTGGGTGTTGTCGCGCGGCCCGGATGTCGTGCCGATTCCGGGCACGCGCAGCCTCGAGCGGCTGGAAGAGAACGCCGCCGCGGTCTCGCTCACGCTGACCGACGAGGACGTGCGGCAGCTGGACGAAGTGCTCACCCGCCGCCGTGTCGCGGGCGACCGCTACCCGGCGGCGAACATGGCGGTCTTGAACGCGTGA
- a CDS encoding O-acetylhomoserine aminocarboxypropyltransferase/cysteine synthase family protein, giving the protein MSDPNWKFETLSVHAGYEPDPTTKAVTPPIYQTVAYAFDSAQHGADLFDLKVQGNIYTRIMNPTQSVLEQRVAALEGGIGALALASGQAAVTYALLTIAEAGDNIVASSALYGGTYNLLAHTLPQWGIQSRFADYRDPASFEPLIDARTKAVFVESLGNPQGNVTDIAAIAEVAHRHGVPLIVDNTVPTPYLSRPIEHGADIVVHSLTKYLGGHGSSLGGAIVDSGKFPWAEHKERFKRLNEPDVSYHGVVYTEALGPAAYIGRARVVPLRNTGAAISPFNSFLILQGIETLSLRMDRICDNTLKVAQHLRQSGKVEWVNYAGLEDHPDHALVRKYLSGKASGLLTFGIRGGREAGAGFLDKLQLFTRLVNIGDVRSLATHPASTTHRQLSPEELRKAGVSEDTVRLSIGIEHIDDLLADLDQALAGA; this is encoded by the coding sequence ATGAGCGACCCGAACTGGAAGTTTGAAACGTTGTCGGTGCATGCCGGCTACGAGCCCGACCCGACCACCAAGGCGGTGACCCCGCCGATCTACCAGACCGTGGCCTATGCCTTCGACAGCGCGCAGCATGGCGCCGACCTGTTCGACCTGAAGGTCCAGGGCAACATCTACACCCGCATCATGAACCCGACGCAGTCGGTACTGGAGCAGCGGGTAGCCGCGCTCGAAGGCGGCATCGGCGCGCTGGCGCTCGCCTCGGGCCAGGCCGCGGTGACCTATGCGCTGCTGACCATTGCCGAGGCCGGCGACAACATCGTCGCCTCCAGCGCGCTCTATGGCGGCACCTACAACCTGCTGGCGCACACGCTGCCGCAGTGGGGCATCCAGAGCCGCTTTGCCGACTACCGCGACCCGGCCAGCTTCGAGCCGCTGATCGACGCGCGCACCAAGGCCGTGTTCGTCGAATCGCTTGGCAACCCGCAGGGCAACGTCACCGACATTGCGGCGATCGCCGAGGTGGCACATCGCCATGGCGTGCCGCTGATCGTCGACAACACGGTGCCGACGCCGTACCTGAGCCGCCCGATCGAGCACGGCGCCGACATCGTCGTGCACTCGCTGACCAAATACCTCGGGGGCCACGGCAGCAGCCTGGGCGGCGCCATCGTCGACTCGGGCAAGTTCCCGTGGGCCGAGCACAAGGAACGCTTCAAGCGATTGAACGAGCCCGACGTCAGCTACCACGGCGTGGTCTACACCGAAGCGCTGGGGCCGGCCGCCTACATCGGCCGCGCCCGCGTCGTGCCGCTGCGCAACACCGGCGCCGCGATCTCGCCGTTCAACAGCTTCTTGATCCTGCAGGGCATCGAGACCTTGTCGCTGCGCATGGACCGCATTTGCGACAACACGCTCAAGGTGGCCCAGCACCTGCGCCAGAGCGGCAAGGTCGAGTGGGTCAACTACGCCGGTCTCGAAGACCACCCCGACCATGCGCTGGTGCGCAAGTATTTGTCGGGCAAGGCCTCGGGCCTGCTGACCTTCGGCATCCGGGGCGGCCGCGAGGCCGGTGCCGGCTTCCTCGACAAGCTGCAGCTGTTCACGCGGCTGGTCAACATCGGTGACGTGCGCTCGCTGGCCACCCACCCTGCCTCGACCACGCACCGCCAGCTGTCGCCGGAAGAGCTGCGCAAGGCGGGCGTGTCGGAAGACACAGTGCGCTTGTCGATCGGGATCGAGCACATCGACGACCTGCTGGCCGACCTCGACCAGGCATTGGCGGGCGCCTAG
- a CDS encoding ATP-binding cassette domain-containing protein gives MHVTSSELELPVFIDRTARETAAPPAARVKRDTLPGTAVSVRRLGKSYGGRPVLDGVQLDIAPGEFVAIVGRSGCGKSTLLRLLAGLEGADTGAVSLDGQALAPGNRHDGTRIMFQDARLLPWKRVLDNIALGLPGREGRERAREALAQVGLADRADEWPAVLSGGQRQRVALARALVHRPHLLLLDEPLGALDALTRIEMQQLIERLWREHGFTAVLVTHDVAEAVALADRVLLVESHQIALDERIALPRPRSRGTAAFAATEERILQRVLQQPAPPERPDAQWLPAHERPASGLRFAV, from the coding sequence ATGCATGTGACCTCATCAGAACTGGAGTTGCCCGTGTTCATCGACCGCACCGCGCGCGAAACCGCCGCGCCCCCCGCCGCCCGCGTGAAGCGCGACACCTTGCCCGGCACCGCCGTCTCGGTGCGCCGGCTCGGCAAGTCTTATGGCGGCCGGCCTGTGCTCGACGGTGTGCAGCTGGACATCGCCCCGGGCGAGTTCGTCGCCATCGTCGGCCGCAGCGGTTGCGGCAAGAGCACGCTGCTGCGGCTGCTGGCCGGCCTGGAAGGGGCCGACACCGGTGCCGTCTCGCTCGACGGCCAGGCGCTGGCGCCGGGCAACCGCCACGACGGCACCCGCATCATGTTCCAGGATGCCCGCTTGTTGCCGTGGAAACGTGTGCTCGACAACATCGCCCTCGGCCTGCCCGGGCGCGAAGGTCGCGAGCGTGCCCGCGAGGCCTTGGCCCAGGTCGGGTTGGCCGACCGCGCCGACGAGTGGCCGGCGGTGTTGTCCGGCGGGCAGCGCCAGCGGGTCGCGTTGGCGCGTGCGCTGGTGCACCGCCCGCACCTGCTGCTGCTCGACGAGCCGCTGGGTGCGCTCGACGCGCTCACGCGCATCGAGATGCAGCAACTGATCGAGCGGTTGTGGCGTGAGCATGGCTTCACTGCGGTGCTGGTGACGCACGACGTGGCCGAGGCGGTGGCCTTGGCCGACCGCGTGTTGCTGGTCGAATCGCACCAGATCGCACTCGACGAGCGCATCGCGTTGCCGCGCCCTCGCTCGCGTGGCACGGCGGCCTTCGCGGCCACCGAGGAGCGTATCCTGCAGCGGGTCTTGCAGCAGCCGGCACCGCCCGAGCGTCCCGACGCCCAGTGGCTGCCGGCGCACGAGCGCCCCGCCTCCGGCTTGCGGTTTGCAGTCTGA
- the ssuC gene encoding aliphatic sulfonate ABC transporter permease SsuC, producing the protein MSKTSTLPSDSPRLAAADAGRLWRNALPWAVPVAILALWELSSRTGWLSNRVLPEPWAVLTAFWNLASSGELWQHVWVSTGRALAGLAIGGGLGLLLGLLTGTFRIAETLLDSTLQMVRNIPALALIPLVILWFGIDEWAKLFLVAVGVFFPIYLNTFHGIRSVDRGLIEMARSYGLSGWALYRQVILPGALPSILVGLRFSLGLMWVLLIVAETISAQSGIGYMTMNAREFLQTDVVVVGILLYALLGKLADVLARGLERWWLRWHPGYQAAGRA; encoded by the coding sequence ATGTCCAAGACCTCCACCTTGCCGTCTGATTCGCCGCGCCTCGCGGCAGCCGACGCCGGGCGCCTGTGGCGCAATGCCTTGCCCTGGGCCGTGCCGGTGGCCATCCTCGCGTTGTGGGAGCTGTCCTCGCGCACCGGCTGGCTGTCCAACCGGGTGCTGCCCGAGCCGTGGGCCGTGCTCACTGCGTTCTGGAACCTGGCCTCGTCGGGTGAGTTGTGGCAGCACGTGTGGGTGAGCACCGGCCGGGCGCTGGCGGGCCTGGCCATCGGCGGTGGCCTCGGCCTGCTGCTCGGCCTGTTGACCGGCACCTTCCGCATCGCCGAGACCCTGCTCGACTCGACGCTGCAGATGGTGCGCAACATCCCGGCGCTGGCGCTGATCCCGCTCGTCATCCTGTGGTTCGGCATCGACGAATGGGCCAAGCTGTTCCTGGTGGCGGTCGGCGTGTTCTTCCCGATCTACCTCAACACCTTCCACGGCATCCGTTCCGTCGACCGCGGCCTGATCGAGATGGCGCGCAGCTACGGCCTGAGCGGCTGGGCCTTGTACCGCCAGGTGATCCTGCCCGGCGCGCTGCCGTCCATCCTGGTCGGCCTGCGCTTCTCGCTGGGGCTGATGTGGGTGCTGCTGATCGTCGCCGAAACCATCTCGGCGCAATCGGGCATCGGCTACATGACGATGAACGCGCGCGAGTTCTTGCAGACCGATGTCGTGGTGGTCGGCATCCTGCTCTATGCGCTGCTCGGCAAGCTGGCCGACGTGCTGGCCCGCGGGCTGGAACGCTGGTGGCTGCGCTGGCACCCTGGCTACCAGGCGGCAGGGCGAGCCTGA
- a CDS encoding VOC family protein: MAEIHSVDHIQLPIPFGASPAARAFYQGLLGLAEVRHPELDRPGVLRFSLGWQRLDLSEGRYTGVAPQAHLALRVVGVARLADALQAAGHRVDRSALSDGRAFVEDPFGNRLELLEPPETSFEAKTRHHVQDLHLAV, translated from the coding sequence ATGGCCGAGATCCACAGCGTCGATCACATCCAACTGCCGATACCCTTCGGCGCTTCGCCTGCGGCGCGGGCGTTCTACCAGGGCCTGTTGGGCCTGGCCGAGGTGCGCCACCCCGAGCTGGACCGGCCGGGTGTGCTGCGTTTCTCGCTCGGCTGGCAGCGGCTGGACCTGAGCGAGGGCCGCTACACGGGCGTCGCACCGCAGGCGCATCTCGCACTGCGGGTGGTCGGCGTGGCACGCCTGGCCGACGCCTTGCAGGCGGCCGGCCACCGCGTCGACCGCTCGGCCCTCAGCGACGGCCGCGCCTTCGTCGAAGACCCCTTCGGCAACCGGCTGGAACTGCTGGAGCCGCCCGAGACGTCTTTTGAAGCCAAGACCCGACACCATGTCCAAGACCTCCACCTTGCCGTCTGA